A portion of the Streptococcus sp. Marseille-Q6470 genome contains these proteins:
- a CDS encoding TIGR01212 family radical SAM protein (This family includes YhcC from E. coli K-12, an uncharacterized radical SAM protein.), translated as MLAMKSYNTLNDYYRNLFGEKTFKVPIDAGFDCPNRDGTVAHGGCTFCTVSGSGDAIVAPDAPIREQFYKEIDFMHRKWPDVRKYLVYFQNFTNTHEKLEVIRERYEQAINEPGVVGINIGTRPDCLPDETIQYLAELSERMHVTVELGLQTTYEATSELINRAHSYELYVETVKRLRKYPKIEIVAHLINGLPGETHEMMVENVRRCVTDNDIQGIKLHLLHLMTNTRMQRDFHEGRLQLMSQDDYVKVICDQLEIIPKHIVIHRITGDAPRDMLIGPMWSLNKWEVLNSIEAEMRRRGSVQGCKAEKQEFDNEKTT; from the coding sequence ATGCCGGATTTGATTGTCCCAATCGTGATGGTACAGTGGCTCATGGGGGCTGTACATTCTGTACGGTTTCTGGCTCTGGAGATGCTATCGTCGCTCCTGACGCACCAATCCGCGAGCAATTTTATAAGGAAATTGACTTTATGCACCGAAAATGGCCAGATGTCAGAAAATATCTGGTTTATTTCCAAAATTTTACCAATACTCACGAGAAACTTGAAGTGATTCGCGAACGCTATGAACAGGCTATCAACGAGCCTGGTGTCGTTGGCATCAATATCGGTACACGACCAGACTGTCTACCCGATGAGACTATCCAGTATTTGGCAGAACTATCTGAACGAATGCACGTCACTGTAGAGTTAGGTTTACAAACCACATATGAGGCAACTTCTGAATTGATTAACCGTGCCCACTCCTATGAACTCTACGTGGAAACGGTCAAGCGCTTGAGAAAATACCCCAAGATTGAGATTGTAGCCCATTTGATTAATGGTCTACCAGGTGAAACTCATGAGATGATGGTGGAAAATGTTCGCCGCTGTGTGACTGACAATGATATTCAAGGGATTAAACTTCATCTACTTCACCTCATGACTAATACTCGAATGCAACGTGACTTTCATGAAGGTCGTTTGCAACTCATGAGTCAAGATGACTATGTCAAGGTCATCTGTGACCAACTAGAAATCATTCCCAAACATATCGTCATCCACAGGATTACAGGAGATGCACCTAGAGATATGTTGATTGGTCCTATGTGGAGTCTCAATAAATGGGAAGTTCTAAATAGCATTGAAGCTGAAATGAGACGTCGAGGTAGTGTTCAAGGTTGCAAGGCTGAAAAACAGGAGTTTGATAATGAAAAGACCACTTGA
- a CDS encoding class I SAM-dependent methyltransferase, translating into MKRPLEMAHDFLAQVITQEDIVVDATMGNGHDTLFLAKLAKQVYAFDIQEQALKQTSQRLQEAGFTNVELILQGHETVDQFVREVKAAIFNLGYLPSADKSIITMPQTTIEALEKLCQILVKGGRIAIMIYYGHEGGDIERDAVMDYVSQLPQQEYTATIYRTLNQINHPPFLVMIEKLERYRHG; encoded by the coding sequence ATGAAAAGACCACTTGAAATGGCACATGATTTTCTTGCCCAAGTCATCACCCAAGAAGATATTGTCGTTGATGCGACCATGGGGAATGGCCATGATACGCTTTTTCTTGCCAAGTTAGCGAAACAAGTCTACGCTTTTGATATACAGGAACAAGCTTTGAAACAGACTAGTCAACGCCTACAAGAAGCTGGCTTCACCAATGTTGAGTTAATCTTGCAGGGGCATGAGACTGTGGATCAGTTTGTAAGGGAAGTCAAGGCTGCTATCTTTAATCTAGGTTACCTTCCTTCTGCTGATAAGTCTATCATTACTATGCCTCAAACAACCATCGAGGCACTTGAAAAGCTCTGTCAAATACTCGTTAAAGGCGGACGAATAGCTATCATGATTTATTACGGGCATGAAGGTGGAGATATCGAACGGGATGCAGTCATGGATTATGTCAGTCAGTTACCGCAACAAGAATATACTGCTACTATCTATCGCACCCTCAACCAAATTAACCATCCACCATTTTTGGTCATGATTGAAAAATTAGAAAGGTATCGACATGGATAA